Proteins found in one Leguminivora glycinivorella isolate SPB_JAAS2020 chromosome 4, LegGlyc_1.1, whole genome shotgun sequence genomic segment:
- the LOC125225179 gene encoding queuosine salvage protein, which produces MLWPAAAGEFIAENAQHVKIHEEGLDKLCKEMLRGLEIPDTGANIIHPSKDHPRAVDWVFVCDALNFCFWSYSGAEKWTVDGHSGYYALEAALHRAIKEGHDITNPEFYSKITSDQLHHIMRGDNVVQIPLFNERLSVLHEVGSILLAQYNGTFETCVKNAKKSAVKLLEIIVENFPCFKDETTYKGQKVGIYKRAQILVADIWNFFDKEGWGEFEDVDKMTMFADYRVPQVLVYFGALSYSDELMEKLKRDELLPSGSDQEVEIRGCSIHAVELLKKKLSSSTTLEDGKKLNSSYIDYYLWCYRRKYAEEMEKVPFHKTLGIYY; this is translated from the exons ATGCTGTGGCCGGCCGCCGCGGGTGAGTTCATCGCTGAAAACGCTCAGCATGTCAAGATACACGAAGAGGGGCTTGATAAGCTGTGTAAAGAG ATGCTAAGGGGCCTAGAGATCCCAGACACGGGTGCAAACATAATCCACCCGTCCAAGGACCACCCTCGCGCCGTAGACTGGGTGTTTGTGTGTGATGCGCTTAACTTCTGTTTCTGGTCATACTCCGGGGCTGAGAAGTGGACGGTGGACGGTCATTCAGGGTATTATGCTTTGGAGGCAGCTTTGCATAGAGCTATTAAG GAAGGCCACGACATCACAAACCCAGAATTCTACTCCAAAATAACCTCCGACCAGCTCCATCACATAATGCGGGGCGACAACGTCGTCCAAATCCCACTATTCAACGAACGACTATCCGTCCTCCACGAAGTAGGCTCCATCCTACTTGCGCAATACAACGGAACCTTCGAAACTTGCGTCAAAAACGCTAAAAAATCTGCTGTGAAGTTACTTGAAATTATAGTTGAGAATTTTCCCTGTTTCAAAGATGAGACGACATATAAAGGGCAAAAAGTTGGTATATACAAAAGGGCACAGATCTTAGTGGCAGATATATGGAATTTCTTTGATAAGGAAGGGTGGGGGGAGTTTGAAGATGTAGATAAGATGACGATGTTTGCGGATTATAGGGTGCCGCAGGTGCTGGTGTATTTTGGGGCGTTGAGTTATAGTGACGAGTTGATGGAGAAATTGAAGAGAG ACGAGCTCCTCCCAAGCGGCTCCGACCAAGAAGTAGAAATCCGCGGCTGCTCCATCCATGCCGTGGAACTGCTGAAGAAGAAGCTATCTTCTAGCACGACGCTAGAAGATGGTAAGAAGCTCAACTCTAGCTATATTGACTATTATCTGTGGTGCTACCGTCGTAAGTATGCTGAGGAAATGGAGAAAGTGCCTTTTCATAAGACTTTGGGGATATACTATTGA
- the LOC125225058 gene encoding nucleoporin Nup43 — MPLDVQGTFVSQKISKVRWIPEEYVETKCFFTGSWDDDVNSVKVWSFESQEDEELEYPKCLSEVPVEGDVTEIKFTSKNRIAVSTSDGDVRLLEISMYDRKQPLKEVFKWEKLHKFGEDSCCCTAVATMDSDIASVGEDGNINFLNGHRGDVVRTVAGADSCSLHSVCYIKYNEIITGNLRGHMKIWDSRSPENKPTASFLLAGDDLAATCIVSHPTQPHIILAGSESGSLAIWDLRMNSFPTSLLNAHAASVTEMQFHPVNPSKLISCSVSGEIWEWNMEAMIKTTKGEDSQVATWMPLEDKNTMVVNSLMPTLHKAINSIHCDRGRILCGADNEAVYLINNFKY, encoded by the exons ATGCCTTTAGACGTCCAAGGCACATTCGTCTCTCAGAAAATCAGCAAAGTCCGATGGATTCCCGAAGAATACGTCGAAACAAAATGTTTCTTTACCGGCAGTTGGGACGACGACGTGAATTCCGTTAAAGTTTGGAGCTTTGAAAGCCAGGAAGATGAAGAATTGGAGTATCCCAAATGTCTTTCAGAGGTTCCAGTAGAAGGAGACGTTACTGAGATCAAATTTACAAGTAAAAACAGGATAGCTGTGTCTACATCTGATGGAGACGTTAGGTTGTTAGAGATCAGTATGTACGACAGAAAACAACCGTTGAAGGAGGTTTTCAAATGGGAGAAGTTACACAAATTTGG AGAAGACAGTTGTTGCTGCACAGCAGTAGCGACCATGGACAGTGACATTGCGTCGGTGGGAGAGGACGGCAACATCAACTTTTTGAACGGCCACCGAGGAGATGTTGTGCGCACTGTTGCTGGTGCCGACAGCTGCTCACTGCATTCTGTCTGCTATATCAAGTATAATGAG ATCATAACTGGCAACCTCCGCGGCCACATGAAAATCTGGGACTCCCGGTCCCCTGAAAACAAACCCACTGCCTCATTCCTGCTCGCCGGAGACGACTTAGCAGCAACCTGCATCGTAAGCCACCCAACTCAACCTCACATCATACTCGCTGGCAGCGAATCAGGATCTCTAGCCATTTGGGACTTACGTATGAATTCCTTCCCTACATCCTTACTTAATGCTCATGCTGCAAGCGTTACAGAAATGCAATTCCATCCGGTGAATCCGTCGAAATTAATTTCCTGTTCGGTTTCCGGAGAGATTTGGGAATGGAATATGGAAGCGATGATCAAGACGACGAAGGGAGAGGACAGTCAGGTCGCTACTTGGATGCCTTTGGAGGATAAGAACACTATGGTGGTGAATTCTTTGATGCCGACGCTGCATAAAGCGATTAACTCTATACACTGTGATAGAGGGAGAATATTGTGTGGTGCGGACAATGAAGCTGtttatttgattaataattttaagtattaa